The window GTGGTGTTCAACCAGGTTATCTATGTCTTCCTCAACACGCTTTGATATATTTTTAACACCTTCACTGTTGTCCTTTTGCTTGAGCTTTTTAACATAGTCTGCCAAATCTTTTTTTATCTTTGAAACAATTGCTTCCTTTGATATATCCTTGTATACTACATCTCTTGCAGGGGCAATTCTGCACTCTTCAATTGAGTTTGTGGACCTCTGCGTTGTTTCATCAAAATACCTTATAGAATCAACTTCGGTATCAAACAGTTCAATACGCACCGGGTGTTCACTGTTTACCGCAAAAATATCAATAATCCCCCCACGGACAGCAAACTGGGCTTTGCCCTCAACAGCTTCAACTCTTTCATAGCCATATAAAACAAGCTTTGAAACCAGTTCATCAAGATCAATTTGCAGACCTACAGAAAAATCAACAACTCCTCCTCTGAAGAGTTCAACAGGTGAAATCATCTGTATTAATGCTTCGGCTGACATTACAATCAACTTGTAGTTACCCTCTAAGCACCTCAGTAATGTTCTAGTTCTTTGATATATAATATCGTTGCTTCTGGCTTCTATATTATATAGCATGGTCTCTTTAGGAGGATAGTACAGGACGTCATCACCCAGAAAAAAGGAAAAATCCTCATAAGCTCGCCGGGCCTGCATTTCATTGTAGGTTACATACAGTCCTCTTCTCTGTAAATGAGTACATAGGGAATATATCATATGCACTTTTTGTGAATCTGAAGGGCCGATAACCGAGACAGGCCCTTTCCCTTCACGCACATTGGTTAAAAGGGTATTATATTCATCTATCTTCAAGAGAGGATCTGTAAAAAAATTCATTTCTGCAACCTCCGGCTGTAATTATTTATTAAAATTGTTCATGGCCTTTTCCGGCCCGCTTTTCGCTGTCATTATTGCCGCCTGCGCAGCCTTTTCAACACTTTGGTCAATTACCTGCCTATCCTCTTTTGAGAATTTGCTAAGAACATAGTCAGCCAAATCCCATTTTTCCGGTGCCCTGCCGATACCGATTCTCACTCTGGGAAATCTATCATCCTGTAATTGGTATATTATGGATTTCATGCCGTTATGTGTACCGGAACTGCCTTTGGGTCTTACTCTGATTTTCCCCGGTTCAAGGTCAATATCATCATATATTACTACCAATCTTTCGACAGGCAGCTTGTACCAGTCAACTATTTCCCTTACACTTTCTCCGCTGAGATTCATAAAAGTCTGAGGCTTTACAAGAATGGTTCTGACTCCCTCTATCTCACCTTCTCCGTATACCGCCTTAAAACCGATTCTGGAGAGTTTTATGTTATACTTAGCTGAAATATAGTCTATAGTATCAAAGCCAACGTTATGCCTTGTATTTTCAAATTTTGTACCGGGGTTGCCAAGCCCCACAAGAAGATATACATCTCCCATCTGTGCCGCCTCCTGTCATTTGTATATAATATATTCATGCCTAAAAGGGCGGTTCCTAAAAAAGAACCGCCCCCGGAAAATCAACTTCTAAGTATACAGGTTATATCTGGGTAAACAATGTACTGATCGATATATCTCCATATATTCTCTCAATAGCCTCTGCAAATACTCCTGCTACAGACAAGGACTTAATCTTGTCAATTTTCTTTTCTTCGCTTAGTGTTATAGTATTTAATGTAACCAACTCTTTTATTGCTGATTCACTAATCCTCTTAATCGCCGGGCCTGAAAGTACTCCGTGGGTACAGCTTGCGTATACTTCTTTTGCGCCAGCCTCTATCAGAGCGTTAGCACCGTTGACAATAGTACCTCCGGTATCAATCATATCATCAACAAGGATTACTTTTTTATTTCTTATGTCACCTATTATATTCATTACTTCTGAAACATTTGCCTTAGGACGTCTCTTATCGATTATAGCCAGCGGGCAATCCAGTCTTTCAGCAACCTTTCTGGATCTTGTAACACTGCCTACGTCAGGGGAAACAACTACAACGTCCTCCATTGTGTCAAATTTTTCTTTGAAATATTCAGCAATAATAGGAAGACCCAAAAGATGGTCCACAGGTATATCGAAAAATCCCTGTATCTGTGGAGCGTGCAAATCCATCGTTAGTATTCTGTCTGCTCCGGCTATAGTTAAAAGATTTGCAACAAGTTTGGCGGAAATAGGATCTCTTGCCCTTGCCTTTCTATCCTGTCTGGCGTACCCAAAGTACGGCATAACTGCTGTAATTCTACCTGCTGAAGCTCTTTTTACCGCATCAATCATAACCAAAAGCTCCATAAGGTTATCATTTATCGGCTGGCAAGTGGATTGAATGATAAACACATCTGAACCTCTTACTACTTCACCGATATTAACAGCTGTTTCACCGTCACTAAACCTTCCAACATTCGCAATACCTACGGGTATTCCAATCTTTTCAGCTATCTCATCGGCTAAAGGCTTATTGGAATTACCTGTAAATATTTTAATATCCTTTCCGTGCAGATTCATTTCAATTCTCCTTTTTATTACATTTATAATATTGTGTGTTTATTTCCGCTTTAAATCCTTCTTTGTAACCCAATCCTGCTTTACCGTCTGCCTTTGTCGTGCTATTGCGAGAGAATTTTCAGGTACTTCCTCCGTTATGGTGGAACCTGCGGCAACATATGCATCATTTTTTACAACAACAGGTGATACAAGATTTACATTACATCCTATAAATGAATTATCTCCAACAATTGTCTTGTTTTTGTTCTTTCCGTCATAATTTACAAAAACAACGCCACAACCAATATTAACATTTGAACCAACCTCGGCATCACCTACATATGTCAGATGCGAGATTTTAGTCCTATCCCCGATAACTGATTTTTTAATTTCAACAAAATCTCCGATTTTAACGTTCTTACCCACATTACTTCCCGGTCTCAGATATGCAAACGGTCCCACATGAGTAGCATCCCCTATGGAGCTGTCATATGCAACTGAATTTGCTACTTCAACATTATTTCCAATCCTACAATTGACAATTCTTGAGTTAGGGCCAATTATGGAGCCCTCCCCCACAACCGTATTTCCCTCTATTATGGTATTGGGCATAATTACAGTATCCTCACCGATAACTGCACCTGCATCTATAAAAGTAGATGAAGCATCCATTACCGTGACGCCCGACAACATAACCTTTTTCAATATAACGGATTTAATTTCCCCCATAGCAGTTGAAAGTGCTACTCTGTCATCTACTACAATAAATTGGGTTTTGTCTTCCGAAGATATCTTGTTTTTGTTTTGAAAAGATTGGAAAATCTGAGCAATGTTAAACTTTGAAAATGATTGAATACCTAATTCATTTAAATGGTCTTGAAAGCTTTTGCTTTTAAACACATAGACCGAAGCTTTCCCATTACATGAAATAATAGCTGTCGTGTCGTTCCCCTCTGATGTATGCTTTTCCAGTAAATGCCTGAAAGTCTCGGCCAGTATCAGCGGCTGGTCTCCCCAGTTGATTATAAAATTCTCCGAATTGCCGATTAAATCCCTGACTCTATCAATATCATCACAATGTATTGATTGAACTTCACCTGTTACTTCGGCTAATGCAGACCCAGCCCACTGCAATACACTTTGACCCAGTATGCTATGGCTTTCAACAGGTTTTTTGGATTTAAACGTGCTGCTATTACTGTCTGTAATGACTAATCCTACAATTTTATTCATTATTAAGCCCCCACTGTATTTTACAGGATATATTCTCTCATTTTTAAAGAATAATTTCAAC of the Ruminiclostridium papyrosolvens DSM 2782 genome contains:
- the pth gene encoding aminoacyl-tRNA hydrolase — encoded protein: MGDVYLLVGLGNPGTKFENTRHNVGFDTIDYISAKYNIKLSRIGFKAVYGEGEIEGVRTILVKPQTFMNLSGESVREIVDWYKLPVERLVVIYDDIDLEPGKIRVRPKGSSGTHNGMKSIIYQLQDDRFPRVRIGIGRAPEKWDLADYVLSKFSKEDRQVIDQSVEKAAQAAIMTAKSGPEKAMNNFNK
- a CDS encoding ribose-phosphate diphosphokinase; translation: MNLHGKDIKIFTGNSNKPLADEIAEKIGIPVGIANVGRFSDGETAVNIGEVVRGSDVFIIQSTCQPINDNLMELLVMIDAVKRASAGRITAVMPYFGYARQDRKARARDPISAKLVANLLTIAGADRILTMDLHAPQIQGFFDIPVDHLLGLPIIAEYFKEKFDTMEDVVVVSPDVGSVTRSRKVAERLDCPLAIIDKRRPKANVSEVMNIIGDIRNKKVILVDDMIDTGGTIVNGANALIEAGAKEVYASCTHGVLSGPAIKRISESAIKELVTLNTITLSEEKKIDKIKSLSVAGVFAEAIERIYGDISISTLFTQI
- a CDS encoding UDP-N-acetylglucosamine pyrophosphorylase — encoded protein: MNKIVGLVITDSNSSTFKSKKPVESHSILGQSVLQWAGSALAEVTGEVQSIHCDDIDRVRDLIGNSENFIINWGDQPLILAETFRHLLEKHTSEGNDTTAIISCNGKASVYVFKSKSFQDHLNELGIQSFSKFNIAQIFQSFQNKNKISSEDKTQFIVVDDRVALSTAMGEIKSVILKKVMLSGVTVMDASSTFIDAGAVIGEDTVIMPNTIIEGNTVVGEGSIIGPNSRIVNCRIGNNVEVANSVAYDSSIGDATHVGPFAYLRPGSNVGKNVKIGDFVEIKKSVIGDRTKISHLTYVGDAEVGSNVNIGCGVVFVNYDGKNKNKTIVGDNSFIGCNVNLVSPVVVKNDAYVAAGSTITEEVPENSLAIARQRQTVKQDWVTKKDLKRK